The stretch of DNA ATCATGGCGCAAATCATTCAGCTGGCATTGACCGGACAAGAGGTTTACTTGTTGGTCGATGATGCTGAGCGGCTTACCGGTGCTGCGGTTGAGACCCTATTGCGATTGGCGCAAGGTAGCCCCGAGGGGAGGCCGCATGTCTTCCTGTTTGGTGAGCAATCATTGGTGTCGCGCCTGGAGGCACTGGTCGAGGGTGAGGAGCGGTTCCATGAGATCGCCTTGCAGCCCTACGAAGAGGACGAGACCCGAGAGTACCTGTCGCTGCGTCTCGACGGGGCCGGGACAGGGCTGGATTGCCTTACCGAAGAACAGATCGTTCGAATCCACGAAAGCTCGGGCGGCTGGCCCGGGGCGATAAATCATGCGGCGCGTGAAGAACTGCTCGAGGCGATGTCGCATTCCAAAGGGCGGCGAAAGTCGCCTGGATGGCGCTTGCCACTGCCGATGAAACACCTGGCGGCGTTGGTCGCGGTGGTGTTCGCCATCGCCATCGCGTTATTCATGAGGGATTCCGGCGACGAGGCATCGCCGCCCGTGGCCACCAGCTTGCCGCTCGAAATGGATGGCTCGCCCGACTCCAGGGGTGAAGCGCGGCCGTCCGGGGAGCTTGACAGCGTTGAGTCCGCTAGCGCGGACGTCGCTGAGTCTCCGCCCGATCAGCCAGTCATTCGTGAGCCGCTTGCTGCTGCCGGAAGTGGAGAGTCGGACGATCTCTCGGCTCAGCCGGTGGAGTCTCCAGTCCGACCGACGGGTGACCGTCCTGCAGAGGTTGCTGTGCCTACGGCAGTACAACCGCCTGTCGCTGAGCCTGAGCCAGTCGCGGACCTCCCGCAGAAGGAGCCGGTGCGGCAGGTTGCCGCGCAGGCCGCTCCCGGTGCGGCTGCGGCTGGCTGGTACGCCAGTCAGCCGAAAACCAACTACCTGGTTCAGGTGTTAGGTACCCGAACGCAGGGTAATGCCGAAGCATTGATAAAACAGCATGGCGAACATTACCGCTACTTCGCTAAGCGCCACGAGGGCAAGCCGCTGTATGTCGTGACCTACGGCAGTTTTGCCAGTCGCAACGCGGCATTGGAAGCCATCCAGAAATTGCCGGCTTCGCTGCGGGCCGGACAACCTTGGCCTCGTACGTTTGCAAGCGTGCAACAAGAGATTGTCCAGGTGCGCTAATAATTGCCCTAAAAAGGTGCGATATGCACCGTTTTGGGGCTTGCAAAAATAAATTGTGTCGTTCTACTCAGCTTTGTAAACTGCTCCCCCTTTTGCCCACGTGTATGACGGGGCGATTCTGTGCGCCGTCAATAAGGGGTTGATTTACATCGTATTTAGCTGGTGGAGTGCCTATGAGAGCAGGTCTTTTTCGTCCTGAAGAGTTCAAGGATAACTGCGGCTTCGGTCTGATCGCCCATATGCAGGGCGAGGCAAGCCATCACCTGCTTCAGACCGCTATTCAATCGCTCACCTGCATGACACACCGAGGTGGCATCAACGC from Pseudomonas sp. DNDY-54 encodes:
- a CDS encoding SPOR domain-containing protein — protein: MTSLSADDSYLNHYGFSHDPFAARVPGFKFFPAQRKPVLGQLHHLARYSQLLLVVTGPEGSGKTLVRQALVASSNKQSVQSVIISPQETIDSSAVQQQIAQALGSQRADFDSIMAQIIQLALTGQEVYLLVDDAERLTGAAVETLLRLAQGSPEGRPHVFLFGEQSLVSRLEALVEGEERFHEIALQPYEEDETREYLSLRLDGAGTGLDCLTEEQIVRIHESSGGWPGAINHAAREELLEAMSHSKGRRKSPGWRLPLPMKHLAALVAVVFAIAIALFMRDSGDEASPPVATSLPLEMDGSPDSRGEARPSGELDSVESASADVAESPPDQPVIREPLAAAGSGESDDLSAQPVESPVRPTGDRPAEVAVPTAVQPPVAEPEPVADLPQKEPVRQVAAQAAPGAAAAGWYASQPKTNYLVQVLGTRTQGNAEALIKQHGEHYRYFAKRHEGKPLYVVTYGSFASRNAALEAIQKLPASLRAGQPWPRTFASVQQEIVQVR